The window TGTGTGTCAGAACAACCACACGAACTATGAGTCagtcacaaaaataaacaatgactTGTTTATTGGGaagatttattttgttcattgtttTGGATTTTGTATCAGAGAGATAATCCAAATGTAACATATGAAAATAGATATTAATAAACAGTGCAAAAATAGCATCTTATCAATATTTCCGTATTGATAACTGCAGTGTATATAAAGGGAATGTTTCAGTAAAATAGTCAAATGTTTTAGGTGattacataaaaacaacatacaAAGAACTGATTACAGCTGTTTAAAAtatacatgaaataaaatgatctaAAACAATAACAGCTTAGTGGTGTCTTTTTTCAGTGTAAacatacatatttgtttttgacTTATTTCTTACAAAGTAGTGTTAATGTtgtacacttttttttaccaaaacctCAACAGAACCAGAACAGAACCCGTCCTGTCATTTACCCTTTTCCAGAATTCAATTAAGTGAATCCTTCAGCCTTGAGCCGCTCGTGTTGTGTAGATAAGCAGCTAAGCGAGCTTTGCCGTTCTCCTCAGATGACGAGACGTGAaatcaaatggaaaaatgtCTCTGGAAAATATccagagacatttcttttttttttttgacggtGTGTCAACGAGGCGAAGGTCGCCGCTTATCACCGCGCACACGTTATCTCCCAAAGACAGCCGGACTTCACGgaattaaaaatggaaaaaaaaacacgtcctGCTGAAACTAGCAGTCgtagaacaaaaacaacaattcttCAGCGGCCGTGAACTTTATTAAGATTATAACGTCACACGATTGAAGCAACTCTTGTgacaaggagacaaggagggGAAAAATGTCTCAGGGTTTCTTCCCCCATCATTTATATGCTCTATTCTACTCTAAATCAAGGGTGTGGTATGTTGCACTGATTATAGAACCCAATAAGACACAGTGTGTAACATTACATCGTAGAAATAAAATGCACGTGACATGATGCAACGAACTGTTGTGTTGTATTTAAAGGCGCGTACTCATCGTGCAAACGCAAAGTAAACCTAAAAAAACCCCCAGGAAGACCGACCTCTTCCTCAGCGTCTCAAACCTCAGTCCGAGTGAACGCAGACGTAGAAGCTCTTGTGCTCCTGCCAGTAGTGGAGCTCGTCCGAGAAGCTCCAGGAGCACGCCAGGTCCTTGCTGGTTTTGACCGAGTGGACCACGCAGCCGCCGGGCAGCTTCTCGTACAGGAACTCGGCCGCGCCCACCGCCGTCGGCTTCTTCTGGCTCTGGATCAGCTGCTGGATGTGACTGGCGTCCACCGGCTCGGGCGACGCGCTGTAGGACACGCAGACGTTGAGCCTCTCGTCCGACGACGACGTGAGCTGGAAGCGGCTCTTCCCCATGGGGTTGCTGTAATCCTTCTTGCTGGCGAACAGGCCCGAGGGGGACCTGAAGACGCGCACGGACCAGCCCACCCAGTCGtacttcttcttcagcttcgCCACGACGGCGTCGGCCAGCTGCTGGTTGGTCAGGCCCGGCTCGTCTCTCACCAGCCGCCGGGAGTCGACCTCCGCCTGTTTGGGGAAGCTGACGACGCAGTCCTCGATGACGGCGTTCATTTTGAGCTGGACCGTCTTCATCCTCTCGGCCCAGTCGGCCAGCAgcgcgtcctcctcgtcgtacCCCTTCAGGGCGGCGTGGCCCAGGAGAGCGATGAGCCCGATGCAGAACAGCTTCTTCAGCCGGGCGCAGAAGTCCTCCACCGGCCGGCGGCTCTTCTCCTCGTAGTTCAGCGTGATCTCGAGCACAGACTCCCCGTTGAAGGTGTCCCCCGTCACGGAGTTGTAGAGCGTGTGGAGGTTTTTGTCGCCGCCCGTCTTGGCGAAATGTTCCAGGAAAAGCTTCTTCTTGACCTCCCGGAACTTGGGTTTGGCGTTGAGGATGTCCATGTACTTCCTGAACTGGTTGGTGATGTTCTCCTCCACCGGGAAATACACAGCGTCCAACCCGCTCTTCTTAATCTCCTCGTTGATACGCTGGAGGTCTTCGGAGATCACCTCCAGGCGATCTCGCACCTTCTGAAACTGATCCTTCATgaacgccgcctctttgctctCCACGTTGTCCAGAGCCAGTTTGACGATTGGGGCGGCGATGGCGAAAATGGGGAAAAGGTCGCCGGCGATGCTGGCCACCACTTCGGCCCCTTGCTCAAACACCTCCATCACACCCTCCACcacattcttcttctcctttacGAGCTCCTGAAGCTGGTTCGTCATCTTTGCCGTCGTCTCTCGAGCTGGTTTCGAAAGGAGAAAAAGTCGGTTTTGATATTTGAGCGAGAAAACCTCCTCTAAGAGACAATCAAACCGAACACCAATGAGGCAGAAAGGGTCAAAAGTTTTACAGACAGGAACAAAcagatttgggtttttttttcttgagcgACTTACGGTTGTGTTTCAGTGGTTGTTGGACTGCGGCCCGCTCCCTTCGCTCCAAC is drawn from Pungitius pungitius chromosome 11, fPunPun2.1, whole genome shotgun sequence and contains these coding sequences:
- the LOC119197097 gene encoding protein rapunzel isoform X2: MTNQLQELVKEKKNVVEGVMEVFEQGAEVVASIAGDLFPIFAIAAPIVKLALDNVESKEAAFMKDQFQKVRDRLEVISEDLQRINEEIKKSGLDAVYFPVEENITNQFRKYMDILNAKPKFREVKKKLFLEHFAKTGGDKNLHTLYNSVTGDTFNGESVLEITLNYEEKSRRPVEDFCARLKKLFCIGLIALLGHAALKGYDEEDALLADWAERMKTVQLKMNAVIEDCVVSFPKQAEVDSRRLVRDEPGLTNQQLADAVVAKLKKKYDWVGWSVRVFRSPSGLFASKKDYSNPMGKSRFQLTSSSDERLNVCVSYSASPEPVDASHIQQLIQSQKKPTAVGAAEFLYEKLPGGCVVHSVKTSKDLACSWSFSDELHYWQEHKSFYVCVHSD